The Gymnogyps californianus isolate 813 chromosome 3, ASM1813914v2, whole genome shotgun sequence genomic sequence GCATGTTCAAGTATTCCCAGCCTAAAACTGATTTATTGCAACCATTCACTATAGCTTAATAAGCATCCTGTGATGCCTGAGTTCACTGCAGTGTATAGTACCTGTTGATAGAAAAGCAGAATGACTGAAACACTAGCAGGACACTACTTCTATACCTTTTGAACTCGATTTGATTCACTAGGTCTCTTGATCATTTTCTTCACTACTCCAGTATTGCTGGATAGttttttttggcttggttttATAGATTAAAATTTTCCTGAGTGGTatattccttctttctgttgAACTTAAACTGCCTTTTAAACTAAGTGAACTTTGAGTTTCAGCATGCTGAAGGACAATGTTCGCAAGAGCTGCTTGGCTTTATTCATAAACTGAGGACTTTTTGCTGTTTATCAGACTCTTGGCAACTCTGTATTACTGGGTCcagcaaaacactgcaaaacttCATTGCAATGAAGTAGTTCCAGTTAGTAGCAAACAACTTTGGAATAAAACTCTTCAGCTAGTTGTGCATTTACTTTTGGGTGACTGCAGTCTAGACTATACATCTATAGTTTAAGATTATTTGATGTGGAACTGCCAAACTtgttaaaatcaaattttgagCTCTGGCCACCCATTAAGCCGATTAGCCTGTCAAAGATGACTTGAACTAACATTACTTCAATGAAAGAAACTATTTGTTCCATCATTCTTCCAGTTGTCAGGCTTTTGTAACCTTTGgtcatctttctcttcctcattaATGACACAGTTTTTGGAGGATGCCAGAACCATTAGTCTCATCTGAAAGAGAAGCACTTTGAAGAACTTTGTCTGCTTGTTCATCAGTACTCCTGAAGAGATGTTAAGGGTTTAAATGCAACTAACACAACTCTGGTTTGAGTTGTGTGGCTTCAGATAAGACTAAGCTTAGATTTTTACAAGGTAGGGAACTTGTGCTATGCTGTTGGTATTGACAGAGGTAAACCAAAATTGGCCTTCACAGCAAAAAAGTATAGCTGGTGAAGCTTCTTCTAGATAGGCCATTTTACTCTCCTTGAGTAAGTTCTTGTTAGTTCATATAAACTACATATTAAGGCTTCTATATATGGTAAGTAGTCTGGGAGAAGGAACCATGACAAACTCAGTATCATGCGTATCCAGCAGTCATTTGTACATCTAACTTGCTTTTTCTAGCCTCAATTCCCATCACGTAGGAGgagttaaaagcagaaataacgGTAGGAGTGTAGGGTATCTCCTGCTAACTAAAAGCAAGAACTGCCACAATGGTAAGTCACACTGCTGTGATAAACAGAACTCTCTTGTTTATTCCTTACACTGGGAAAGATTGCTGtagaagctttttaaaatgtacttcaAGGCAAGGTTGGCACTGCCTGAATCTTATGATGATAACTTATCTTTTGCAGTGAAGGACAAAGATAAAGCTTCTAATGTCAGACCTGGctataatatttttcatgtagttTTTAGCTTACAGTTTACCCCTGTTACAATGTAAGCTGGGAAGCAAGAATAGGTGCCAAGCTCTGatacagttttaaactaaacttAATTCCTGTGGTGCTGCTGTAGGGAACTGTGTTAGTTCCTGATGCATGACATTATGCAAGTATTTCACTTAATGTTGTTGCAATTACTGGAAAATATAGTGACAATATGTGCCAAGTCATTTAGATGTGAAAACTTTGTGGTTAGTGAATGCAGAACTTTGCATTGTATGCAGCCACTTCCAtacccccaaacaaaacctctgATCCCCATGACTGCCCTGTAGCTTAGCTCCTCATCTGCACCTGAACCcctaaaacacagagaaagtcGTCTATCTTTGTGGTACCATCAGGTTTACGTCAAGGCACTAGACCTACCAGGACCTATGATGTCCTTTCTATACTGCTATAGTAAGCAAGTAGTTATCTTCCTGTCCTCTTCCTTCCATGGTTATACACACTGGAGATATTAAGTCTAGTTTCATCTGATCACTTTTagcctttttcctctctgggaGTATGATCTACTTTCTGCACTGctcaacactattctcacacaTGGTGAAATAACTGCAGCAAAAATCCTGCTGGACATAGAAAAGGGAATGACAAATCCCTGGCTGAACTGAGCATGGCAAAAACTGAGTCATTTAGTTTTAATAACATAAATAGCAAATGATGTTCAGACTCCAGACTTTGGAGGAGTAGTGTGTTCCACAGTTTGCGTTTTCTGTATGAGTTcttttgcaagcagaaaagcaCTTGCAAAAGCTTTGCCTGAAAGTCCtgttaaattttcaaaaggCTGTCTAGAATGCTCTGCATGCCCTACAAGAAGCTCAGCAGGTGCATCGTCAGTAATAACAGGATTGTAAAGAAAGTCTACTCAGTTATACTGAATTTGCTTCCTGCCATATACCTTTTACCATAACAAAACTCTTACCTCTTGGGCAGGCCACGTGTTAttgcttctgtcttctttctgtggaataaaaagaatatatcCATGCTTGTTAGGCCTCCAGACAGGACAGAAGAGCAATTGTAAGCAAGTATGCAGGTCAGGTTTATTGTTAGTGGATGTGAATTTTAGAGGTGAAAGCAGCTCTGTGTAATAAACTGTTTTGGAGTTTGCGCTACTTTAGAAAAGGGCAGCACTCATACTGGAGTGTATTTGACCTATTAAAAGGCATTAATCTCTAATACTACAGTGGTGTTGAccttgtgtgtgtttttagGGGTAAGGGGCATCAAATCTTCCTAATGTAAAGCTTAAATCTAATAAGTAAAGATAAAAGCTTTTATGCTGATAGGCACATCAGTTTGTCCACTTTCACCcaaatttaaattacagaagaaTATTTATAATGTTTTTCCAAATCTAAAACTCATACGTTAAGAGCAAAAATTTCGACTTCTATCAATAAAGCCAGCTAGAAATATACTTAAATGATTGTTCTGGACAGCTGAAGCCCATGCTTTCTAAGTGACTGCTATAGAGTACAAAGTAAAGTACTGTTCAGTGCAGGATTACATTCCTACCAGAACTGCTGTCTTATCACACAATGAGAAAAGCTACTGTACAAAGCTGACCTTGGCTTCTGCATTATTCCAGAGCTCCTGAATCTGCCAGTTAGCACAACTCCACTTGTGGTGGCCTCTCTCCTGGTCAGGACCACATGAGGGGATTCAGCTagtctgctgctctgctgcaagaCTGTTGCCTTTCTGGCATAGCATATCTGGCAAGAAGCTGCATGGTGTTAAAGCTTCACATAGGCTGGGGGATACTGCGGCACAAGAAGTCACCAATGTCAAGAAACCAACTGCCAGGCAATCTTGGTTGTTTACTAGTCAATGCAGCTCTCCAGCTCATTGGATCTAAAGGCATTGGGCCAGGGGTGTGGGGAAGACTATGGTAAGATGATGGGAATTCTTTTGGAAACGGAACTGATAAAGTTATCTGAGTGATGATCAGACTTTCTGGCCAAGGCTAGGCCCACtgttatttctttaagaaaaactaTTTGGTATTGTTTAGGACTTTTCAAGTTTGGTTATGATATATACTTTGtaactgtttctcttcttttggaAGCTATATGTGATACTGTACTAATTCAATCTCTTTTGTACACCTTAAATGCACTGTGGTGTGCAGGTTTCAGCAAGGGTTATTGCTATAGGAGTCTAGTATGGCCTTCTTGCTAACTGTTCTTTatctttaaagctttttttggaTGGGAGGGCAGTAGGCAGGAAGGGATTCAGTCAATGTTAATGTACTTCACTGTGGTAACTAATCACAGCCATGTTTACCTACAGCATGTGCAGCTATCTGAGAAATGGTAACTGCCCGATAACCTTTTCCGCAATTCCCAAATAACTTAGTTTTCATATGTAGTGATTATGCTGTCTCTACTCCTTGCTGGTAACAGTCTAGCAACCCTTTCTGCAACTAATCAATACAACTTAATTTTCTTATGTAAATACCTATCAAGTTTTTGGAAAAACTTACAGccttaactaaaaaaaaagactgaaataccCACAGATCTCCAGCAACTCAACAGGGAGGACTAATGGGACTGTTCCCCTCGCTGCTTCAGATTCATGTGCAGTCTCATGTAAATAACTGCAAGTGGTGTTCATTTCTAGACCAGTTTGGGGCCAAACTGAAGAAGTCTTTCTGTAAAAGATGGAGGTTGGTACAGAGCACTGTAGACCTTGAGATTACACTGTTTGTTTTGTGGGCCCATCCTATGGTGTGAAGGGATATACTGCCTGAATTGGACAAAAGATGCTAGTCTTCTAGGACTGCTTTAGGACAGTCAGAGGCATTCCTGTGTAACAGGGATTGACGGTGAGACTGACAGTTAAACAAATGGGGAAGCTGAGAAAGAGCTCCTCATAGCTTGTGTGGCCTAATATAACTAAATTTGACCCTGTGCagctccatttaaaaaacaaaatccccacAATCTAAAGGAAAAGCTCCTTTAGATGTGACACAATTGATCTGCAGAAGTAGTAAAAGCCTTCTCGCCAAAATCTTTCCTAATGGTATTTGATTCATGAAAACAGTGGGCACATGGTACAACAATTTGTAATAAGGCTATACCAAAAACACCTTTTACTCGTGAGAATCCAGCCTGGAAAGGCCTAGGGAGAATATGTGAGTTACTTGTATACAAGTTCTGTGTACACTGTTTAAGAGACTTGTATCAGTGATGTGTCTCTTCCAGTGACTTGTTCACCAAGATGCAGGCTTGGTGCCTGGCTTGTTGGCCTTAGAGTCTGGCATAAATGCTGCTTCAAAACTTGAGCTTTGAATATGGAGGGAAGAGCTTTCCTCTTGCATGCTCCTTGTTCTCACCCAGGGGATAACGAGCTGGTAGTGAAGAAATTCATGTGTAACTTCCACTCCTCAGAATATGCTGGATAGTGATGCTGTTTTATGCAGAATCATACTTTAAAGTTGAACAGCCAGAAATAAAGTCAGCTTTATAGTTCTCTGGAACTTCACTGtagttgctgctgctttcaggcaATTCTAACAGCTGCTTAGTcaaccttttctgaaaaagtctATAGGGAATGAGCTAATCGGTACACTGAAGTACTGAcattaaaatgaagcaattgAGCTAGAAAAGCATGCTGTTGAACACGATACCTTGTCAAGTTCCTTTGCCTAATGAATTTCTGGCTCTTTCTGAGAAGATGATAATACCCAGTTCTCCTTGTAACTGTTTGTCCTTGCTAATCAAAGGCGGACTTGAATGTTTATAAACAGAGGACAACcatgttttcaattaaaattctTACTTTCTCTATCTATTCTAAAACTGCGTATACACTAACTGCTAAAAGCTGAAGTGATGATACACTGTAAAACTAAATTATAAAGTGCAGGGACTACTCTTCCCAATGAAGACTTCCgaacaaagcagaaagctaTTTTAGTAGCCTGAACTTCCCAAGCAACATGCTAGCACTTGACACTATGTGCACTTAAGTACAAACACAGCATGATGGTCTGACCTTCCAAACAGAAGAATAACTGAACTGGCACTCTAATTCTACATTTCAAGTATACTGACTACAATAGTTATGCTTAataagaaaaggcttttttagtTTACTATACTTGCTGACCATTggttttcttctggatttttgtTGTGAGTAATTGTACTTTAACTATTCTGATAATCTTGTTTCAAATCCCGGGATTGCTGTAGAACTTCTGTAGTTGGAAATTATTCCAGAGAAGGTCTTAGACTTAAAAGATTAAGTCAAAGATAACAAGTTTAGCTAGAACTGTTAAACTAGCTCCTTCTGAGCTTGTCCCTAAGGAAAAATCTATAATATAGGTGACTTCTTCAGAAGATGCTTTGAAGGCTGTTAGCCTTGGAGCTTGCATAAACCCTTGTTGCTCACCCTTCAGAAAGACTCTGAGTTTGCTTAAATCTCTAGCTGAAGTAACTACATTTATATCTATATCTTGCAGaagcttttttaatgaaagaatgaTTATAGCTGTGCTGGTAGTGTTTTTAGGCATTACTTCTCAAAGAACACTATTCAAcaaataagcttaaaaaaattcagtgtggTAGTTGGGATTGCAGACTGCTTTTAGCATCTGACTTGTTGTGTATAATATACTTAATGGCTATTACAATGAGCTTGCGAAGGATAGAAGAGGCAATGTTGTATGGACTAGGTGACTAGACCTGAATGCTAAACTCATATGTACTAACTTGGTACAGAAGTCCATTTACATTGACTACCGGTCatgctgaaatataaatatactcTGTCACTGTCCCTTCTTTCAGGCCAGGAGCGCTTTGGAAATATGACTAGAGTATACTACAAAGAGGCAGTTGGTGCTTTTGTGGTCTTCGATGTCACAAGAGGCTCTACTTTCGAGGCTGTTTCAAAATGGAAGCATGATTTGGACAGTAAAGTACTACTTCCCAATGGCAGTCCCATCCCTGCTGTTCTTCTTGCAAACAAGTGTGACCAGAAGAAAGATGGCAGCCAGAATCCCTCTCAAATGGACCAGTTCTGCAGAGAAGGTGGCTTTGTTGGATGGTTTGAAACATCTGCCAAGGTGAGCATaaagaagaaacatgttttAACTCTTCTGAGTATTGGCATAAGACTGGATGAATATAGTCCTGTGGGGAATAAAATTATCAAGTATAGGAAGTGACAGTCAAGTCTCCAGTGTTCAGCAAAACTGGAAGTGGTGTGCAGGCTAGCTCACTCCCAAGGAAGACTTGTGGCATAGTCGGTTTAGATTAGAACTGCATCTTAAATTCAGAGAACCTTAAAACTAACTGGAAACCTTGATTAACTGAGTTTaagtttttttcatcttgcatGCATCAGGATCAGATTCATTTGTTAGATGTTAATACTACTAAATACTGATCAAACTATCTAAAATATACAAGTAATCTTTAGGTGCAGGCTTTTAAATTGCAGCTTCTGTCTTCACTTGCACGTAGGAAATGGTAAGACTCTTGAAGTGAACAAGCTATTTGCTCACTTGTTACTACCTACCCAGATGATAATGTCACCAAAGCACTTTTCTATTTTGTCAGGCAGTGTCAAGACTgaactggagaaaaacaaattgttcTGTATAGTAACTTAAGCTAAGATAGACAGCTACTTTATTCAAACAGATAACTTTGAGCAATTTCATATATTGTACACTTTTAGTCTACAGACTTGGTCAATGCACAGATAAGCTTGCGGTAGCCTAGTTGGAAGTGAAATCCAACAGTTACTTAAACTCGATTGatccttaaaatgaaagattcCTCTAGATGAAGACAATGTGGCTGACAGACCAAATTACTGGTCTGGCTAACAACTCCTTTATATGGTAAGCTAAACCTCAAGGTCCCTCTTTTCTCTTGGCTTGCCTACTTCCTTTAACTGCTGCTGATGCACTGGCACAAAATGATGCTTAGACaactctttaaaagaaaaaagtctgtaaaaggaatataagaaataaagtaacaaaCTTCTTCCTGATCACtttaaaatgaggaagaagGGTACACAGTGACAGGAATTAGTTAAATTAGCTAatcatttgtttgcatttgaacAAATAATTCCCAAACACACCCATCTGCTACTAAAACCTCACATTTTAAGGCTCTTTATACTCAAAAAGAATACCAAGATTCTGCTTTGGGTTATGTCTTCCCTGAAGCTTCACCTGCCCATAACACTGCTATGTATAAACTTCAACatgggttaaaaataaatgcaagtaaCATTGGAACAAAACCTGACGTGGAAGTGTAGTGATAGCTTGCATTTAGGTGGCATTTAAGACATGACAATGTAAAACAAGGTTCTTGATGCAGAGAAAAGTCCAGACAATATTAGTCCTAGCTCAGTTAGACTTGACTTGTTTAGGACTCTGAAGAGGTGTAGTTAAAAATAGCTTAGCAAAAATTCAGGAcagctttcttgttttctaaGCATACCAAATCAGTTCATGGTTTTAAGTCCTGCCCACTTAAATATCCTGATAAtctgcttttgcctttctgctgGAACTGATACTTGAATCTTCAGTCTAGTCATCAGTAATATAGGTCCCACTCCCTGTGGATTAGGGAGAATATTAAAGGCAAAAGAACTGCAGAGAGTATAAATATTCATAGAAATATCTTATGAACATCCTTACACTGAAATGAGGAGAATTCTCCTCCGGTCTGGGCAGGGAAAAGCGCCTATCTGCAAACTGCCAAAAGCAGTTTGTGGGTGACAACCACAAGCttgtgaagtgcagtagtgatgggTCAAACATTCTCATGATCTAACCTTGCTCGTGTAGAGTTTAGATCTACAGTTATGGAGACAGAAAAGCGTACTGCGGTGGTATTTCCTTTGGAACCAAAGATGAGCAATTCCAAACATGGCAGCCCTGTGGTGAGCTAATAGGTGGCCCAGCCAGGCCAAAGCTGTGGCCAAAGCCCCCTTGGCACTGGCCAGCTTGGCCACTCAGTACCTGAGATACCCTGATGAAATACATCTCTACGTATCCTGCATACACATCTTCTTTAGAGTGTATGTGAAGGTACTTTTCAAACCATGCACAAGAAAATGTAGAGTGGCTAGATGAGGCACCCTGATTTAGCTGGGGTTTTGAGGCTGGTAGAAAAGGTCCTTTTACATAAATAAGCGCCTCcaaactgcagcagaagcagaaaaaggccCCAAAAGGTAGAACACTACTATGAACACTGTAATTGCTTATTATCTTTCCTGATGCAGAAATGCGCTTTGGCATTTGTGAGTCTTCCAAATGCAGGTGACACTTATCCCCTGAGTGCCTACTAGATCAGACTTGAAGTATCCTATTTGTAATATGGGTGAATAACTTTGTCTCAAACCTTTCTGGTAACTTTTTCTCAAGCAAGTGTATGAGCAATGACCTGATGTATTTAAGCTATTTAAGCTGTTTGTCACGCTGATGAGGCTTAGAAGCTGACCAGACACAAAAACTCTACATAGGAATGtgtgactatttaaaaaaatcactgactTCTTTGCTTTCAACATTTTTAGGACAACATCAACATAGATGAAGCTGCTCGATTCTTGGTGGAAAACATCCTTGCCAACTACAAAACCTTTCCTAATGAAGAGAATGATGTGGGAAAACCAAAACTGGACCTAGACCCATTGAAAGCAGAGAGTAAATCACAGTGCTGCTAATGCTACCACTGTTCAGTAAATGTGATGGAATGAGCAGCAAGACTGTTCCTTAAATCAAACTGCTGCTATGGTGCTGCGTTGTGACAATCCATATGAGGTGTCTGGTATTATCTGAATAGGTGATTCTTGTGGGTGTTTACATATTCTTGTTTAGCATGAAACAGTATCTTGTGGGTTATCACTCCACTTGCTTGAGTGGCTGCATCTAAGTCTTATTAGTGTCTTCTTACTTGAGAATGTAAGGTAGTGTTTACACTCctaaaaaggaacaaagacaaCGTTCAGCGTCTAGTTTGCTTCTAGGACATATGCTACATTCCAGATAGGACTCACTCATGGTTTTGGCTGAACAGACATTTGCACCTTTAAAgtaaacttttcctttttcaccaGTAATGTCCCACTTTAGCCTTCTCACCTGCACACTTGTCCCTATTTATTATCCCCCACCATGATGATCTGTCTCATTGCTAGTTCTCCTGGATCGAGACATCCCAGAAATCTTGAAGGGGCCGATGACAGATGAGAGGTATCTTTCTCAGTGTGTTCACTAGGACTGAGTGAAGTAGATGGCTTTTACCACTAAGTAAGAACAAGAAGGGTAAATGGTTGTACTTAACAGGGGAAAGGCATGGTTATAGAGATACTAACAAAAATGCATCTCCAGCCATGTAAGGCAGAATATTTTCAGCTATACTTTATATATGCAACACATTAATGAATACAGTTGTACTGCTGGCACATAGTTATAGTAACCTCACCCATATGCACATCCAGTAACAAACATCCAGTAACTTTTTCATACACTAACACTGAAAACTTTACCAAGAGTGCAAAAAGTAAATATCTTACTGTCCTGTGATAATGaacttgcttctttttccttctgtcttgaGATGGTTCTGAATACcatgaggaaggagagaggtCTTGAAG encodes the following:
- the RAB32 gene encoding ras-related protein Rab-32, with the protein product MAGGEGAGSGVPECREHLFKVLVIGELGVGKTSIIKRYVHQLFSQHYRATIGVDFALKVINWDSKTLVRLQLWDIAGQERFGNMTRVYYKEAVGAFVVFDVTRGSTFEAVSKWKHDLDSKVLLPNGSPIPAVLLANKCDQKKDGSQNPSQMDQFCREGGFVGWFETSAKDNINIDEAARFLVENILANYKTFPNEENDVGKPKLDLDPLKAESKSQCC